The DNA segment CTCCAGCAGTTCAACGCTGCCATCCTCATTCTGCTGCTCCAGCATGACATCAAACCCCCACAGGCGATGCACATGTTTCAGCACCTCTTTACGTCCCTTGTCCAGCGGCGCGCGGTTGTGAGGAATATAGCGTAGCGTCAAAGAGCGATCGCCGCGTAAATCCACATTCCAGATCTGAATATTCGGCTCCAGATTGCTCAGGTTGTACTGTGACGAAAGCCGATTACGGATCTCGCGATAACCTTCCTCATTGTGAATGGCCGAAATTTCCAGATAGTTGTGCCGGTCATCGTCCAGCACGGTAAAGAAACGGAAATCACGCATCACTTTCGGCGACAGGAACTGGCTGATAAAGCTCTCGTCTTTAAAATCACGCATCGCGAAATGCAGGGTTTCCAGCCAGTCTGAACCGGCGATATCCGGGAACCAGTATTTGTCTTCTTCCGTTGGCGACTGGCAAATGCGTTTGATGTCCTGGAACATCGCGAAGCCAAGCGCATAAGGGTTAATTCCGCTATACCACGGGCTGTTGTACGGCGGCTGGAACACCACATTGGTGTGGCTGTGTAAAAACTCCAGCATAAAGCGCTCGGTCACTTTACCTTCATCGTAAAGATGATTCAGGATGGTGTAGTGCCAGAACGTCGCCCAGCCTTCGTTCATCACCTGCGTCTGTTTTTGCGGATAGAAATACTGGCTGACCTTGCGCACGATGCGCAGGATCTCGCGCTGCCATGACTCCAGCAACGGCGCGTTCTTTTCCATAAAGTAGAGCAGGTTTTCCTGCGGTTCAGACGGGTAACGCCGCGTTTCGGCGACGGCTTTCTCTTCCTCTTTCTTCGGCAGAGTACGCCACAGCATATTCACCTGGCTTTGCAGATACTCTTCGCGACTTTTCTGCCGGGCTTTCTCCTCCTGCAATGAAATTTTTTGCGGGCGTTTGTAGCGATCGACGCCATAGTTCATCAGCGCATGGCAGGAATCCAGCAGCTTTTCAACTTCGTCCACGCCATAGCGTTCTTCGCATTCGGTAATGTAATTACGGGCAAAGATCAGGTAATCGACAATCGAACTGGCGTCGGTCCAACTGCGGAACAGGTAGTTATTCTTGAAGAAAGAGTTATGCCCATAGCACGCGTGCGCCATCACCAGCGCCTGCATAGTAATGGTGT comes from the Citrobacter koseri ATCC BAA-895 genome and includes:
- a CDS encoding SpoVR family protein codes for the protein MATIDSMNKDSTRLSDGPDWTFDLLDVYLAEIDRVAKLYKLDTYPHQIEVITSEQMMDAYSSVGMPINYPHWSFGKKFIETERLYKHGQQGLAYEIVINSNPCIAYLMEENTITMQALVMAHACYGHNSFFKNNYLFRSWTDASSIVDYLIFARNYITECEERYGVDEVEKLLDSCHALMNYGVDRYKRPQKISLQEEKARQKSREEYLQSQVNMLWRTLPKKEEEKAVAETRRYPSEPQENLLYFMEKNAPLLESWQREILRIVRKVSQYFYPQKQTQVMNEGWATFWHYTILNHLYDEGKVTERFMLEFLHSHTNVVFQPPYNSPWYSGINPYALGFAMFQDIKRICQSPTEEDKYWFPDIAGSDWLETLHFAMRDFKDESFISQFLSPKVMRDFRFFTVLDDDRHNYLEISAIHNEEGYREIRNRLSSQYNLSNLEPNIQIWNVDLRGDRSLTLRYIPHNRAPLDKGRKEVLKHVHRLWGFDVMLEQQNEDGSVELLERCPPRMNSL